From one Candidatus Methanoplasma termitum genomic stretch:
- the trpA gene encoding tryptophan synthase subunit alpha yields MIKIAEAFRNKKAFIAYLMAGDPDLKTSAELILTAQEAGADLIEIGIPFSDPIAEGEVIQAASVRALQAGTRLDGVFDMVASIKDKMYVPMVFMTYANPVFVYGYDRFFAKCAEIGICGIIIPDMPFEEQAEAKRPARKHGIEVVTLVAPTSSEGRIRNIAAAAEGFVYVVSSMGVTGVRSDITTDLPAIVSKIKENAKVPVAIGFGISTPEQAEEFSRFADGVIVGSAIVRIIAQHGTKAKPALYKYVSGMKRAL; encoded by the coding sequence ATGATTAAGATCGCTGAAGCATTCAGGAACAAGAAAGCCTTCATTGCGTACTTAATGGCAGGGGACCCAGACCTTAAGACATCTGCCGAACTCATACTTACCGCACAGGAAGCAGGGGCCGACCTGATAGAGATAGGCATACCATTTTCGGATCCCATTGCCGAGGGCGAGGTCATTCAGGCCGCCAGCGTACGCGCTCTGCAGGCTGGAACGAGGCTGGACGGAGTATTCGACATGGTTGCTTCGATAAAAGATAAAATGTACGTGCCAATGGTGTTCATGACCTACGCCAACCCCGTGTTCGTTTATGGTTATGACAGGTTCTTTGCCAAATGCGCAGAGATAGGGATATGCGGGATAATAATCCCCGACATGCCATTCGAAGAGCAGGCAGAAGCAAAGCGGCCTGCCAGGAAACACGGGATCGAGGTTGTCACATTAGTCGCTCCCACATCAAGCGAGGGTCGCATACGAAACATAGCGGCCGCCGCGGAGGGATTTGTATATGTGGTGTCCTCAATGGGGGTCACCGGTGTACGCAGCGATATAACGACGGATCTTCCCGCCATTGTTTCTAAGATAAAAGAAAATGCAAAGGTCCCTGTTGCGATCGGGTTCGGCATTTCGACACCGGAACAGGCCGAGGAGTTCTCAAGGTTCGCAGACGGAGTGATAGTGGGGAGTGCCATTGTCCGTATCATCGCACAACATGGGACCAAAGCAAAACCGGCACTGTACAAATATGTCTCCGGTATGAAAAGAGCGCTATGA